A section of the Kluyveromyces lactis strain NRRL Y-1140 chromosome F complete sequence genome encodes:
- the DBP10 gene encoding ATP-dependent RNA helicase DBP10 (similar to uniprot|Q12389 Saccharomyces cerevisiae YDL031W DBP10 Essential protein involved in ribosome biogenesis) has translation MVDSSKRALPAEDYSSEDEDAFDIAGDIALNADSEDSDISDDDNDNIGFQAEVQDVIEFSSDEEEKEKKPKKQNKKAKVKAGPIVDSKFPSLELSDDEKKATNESDDDLNDYFNTTADAAAKHKKGSFASFGLSKLVLINISKKGFRQPTPIQRKTIPLILQKRDIVGMARTGSGKTAAFVLPMIEKLKTHSAKIGVRAVILSPSRELAIQTHRVFKEFSKGSDLRSILLTGGDSLEDQFGMMMGNPDVVIATPGRFLHLKVEMNLDLKSVEYVVFDEADRLFEMGFQEQLNELLVAFPTNRQTLLFSATLPSSLVDFAKAGLSNPVLVRLDAETKISENLEMLFISIKKDEREANLLYLLQEAIKMPVATESQIKKLKQQNDADSDSDDSEDEKKKKAKKAKKSKRRLPNANEMPSEKATIVFVPTRHHVEYVTQLLKNCGYLVSYIYGALNQHARKQQLYNFRAGLTSILVVTDVAARGVDIPLLANVINYSLPGSSKIFIHRVGRTARAGNRGWAFSIVSENELPYLLDLELFLGKKILLTPMYESSCQILRKKAESEGNNNFTDPKVSYTTRMVLGACPRSEIDGMGDLYSNMIKSDFELNTVKGVALKAEKLYFRTRTPASAESMKRSKEILRSGWDEQNIYFGKNAEKEKLDFLAKLQHRNNKETVFEFARNPDDEMSVLMKRRRRQIAPIQRKAKERQELLEKERMIGLRHSIEDEILKGEDNEVGYSVPDEVLKEFEDADVLLEEQENIKKKQKKTFRDPTFYLSHFAPTSDIQDKQLQISSGFTNDASNAAFDLANDDKVQVHKQTATVKWDKKRKKYVNTQGLDNKKYIIGESGQKIPASFRSGKFQDWSKARKIAPLKVGARESTIPSNLLADPTSPSERTVGGKFKHKTQKAPKLPDKHRDDYAFQKKKVEAALERGVRVKGYNGPGMKQEIKSVDEIRKLREIKEKKRSKNARPTKRRKH, from the coding sequence ATGGTTGATTCTAGCAAAAGAGCTCTCCCAGCAGAAGATTACTCCTCCGAAGATGAGGATGCTTTCGACATTGCTGGTGATATTGCTTTAAATGCTGATAGTGAAGATAGTGacatttctgatgatgataatgacaATATTGGTTTCCAAGCTGAAGTTCAAGATGTTATCGAGTTTTCTAGTGATGaggaagagaaagagaagaaaccaaagaaacaaaacaagaaagCCAAAGTCAAGGCAGGTCCCATTGTGGACAGTAAGTTCCCAAGTCTTGAGCTTTCGGACGACGAAAAGAAGGCTACGAATGAATCGGATGATGACTTAAACGATTATTTCAACACTACCGCTGATGCTGCGGCTAAACATAAGAAAGGTTCGTTTGCAAGTTTCGGTCTCTCAAAACTAGTATTGATTAATATCTCGAAGAAAGGTTTCAGGCAACCTACACCAATTCAAAGGAAAACCATTCCCCTTATTTTACAAAAGCGTGATATTGTCGGTATGGCACGTACCGGTTCAGGTAAGACTGCTGCTTTTGTGCTTCCTATGATagaaaaattaaagacCCATTCGGCCAAGATTGGTGTTAGAGCCGTTATTTTATCACCATCAAGAGAATTGGCCATTCAAACTCATAGagttttcaaagagttttcGAAAGGCTCGGATTTACGTTCTATTTTGTTAACAGGTGGTGACTCTTTAGAAGACCAATTCGGTATGATGATGGGGAATCCTGACGTCGTCATTGCTACGCCAGGTAGATTCTTGCATTTAAAAGTTGAAATGAacttggatttgaaatcagtCGAATATGTTGTATTTGATGAAGCTGATAGATTATTCGAAATGGGTTTCCAGGAACAACTGAATGAACTGCTTGTGGCATTCCCAACTAATAGACAAACATTATTGTTTTCGGCAACATTGCCATCATCATTGGTTGATTTTGCTAAGGCAGGCTTGTCAAACCCAGTATTGGTTAGACTTGATGCTGAAACGAAGATATCAGAAAATTTGGAGATGTTATTTATATCTATAAAAAAGGATGAACGTGAAGCCAATCTATTATATCTGTTACAAGAAGCTATCAAGATGCCTGTTGCCACGGAGTCCCAAATAAAGAAGCTCAAACAGCAGAATGATGCGGATTCTGACAGTGATGACAgcgaagatgaaaagaaaaagaaggcAAAGAAGGCTAAAAAATCCAAAAGGCGCTTACCGAATGCGAACGAAATGCCATCCGAAAAGGCAACAATCGTTTTCGTTCCAACAAGACATCATGTCGAATACGTCACACAGTTATTGAAGAACTGTGGATACCTAGTATCATATATTTATGGTGCTTTGAATCAACATGCCCGTAAGCAACAGCTCTATAATTTTAGAGCTGGTTTAACATCTATCTTGGTTGTGACAGATGTGGCAGCCAGAGGTGTTGACATTCCTTTGTTAGCGAATGTGATTAATTACTCTTTGCCaggttcttcaaaaattttcattCATCGTGTAGGTAGAACGGCCAGAGCTGGTAATAGAGGTTGGGCCTTTTCGATTGTCTCTGAAAATGAACTACCTTATCTCTTGGATCTAGAATTATTCTTGGGTAAGAAGATCCTTTTAACACCCATGTATGAATCGTCGTGCCAGATACTCAGAAAGAAGGCAGAATCTGAGGGTAATAATAATTTCACCGATCCTAAGGTTTCTTACACCACAAGAATGGTCCTTGGTGCTTGTCCACGTTCTGAGATTGATGGTATGGGTGACCTTTATAGCAATATGATCAAATCTGACTTTGAGTTAAATACTGTGAAAGGTGTTGCCCTGAAAGCCGAAAAACTTTACTTTAGAACCAGGACACCAGCGTCTGCTGAATCCATGAAAAGGTCAAAGGAAATTCTCAGATCAGGATGGGACGAACAGAATATATACTTCGGTAAGAACGCcgaaaaagagaaattgGATTTCTTAGCTAAGTTGCAACACAGAAATAACAAGGAAACTGTATTCGAGTTCGCAAGGAATCCAGACGATGAAATGTCTGTGTTAATGAAGAGAAGGAGGAGACAAATAGCTCCAATTCAAAGGAAGgcaaaagaaagacaagaacTTCTGGAAAAAGAGAGAATGATTGGTTTGAGGCATAGTatagaagatgaaattttgaaaggtGAAGACAACGAAGTTGGTTACTCAGTGCCTGATGaggtattgaaagaatttgaagatgcCGATGTCTTGTTAGAAGAGcaagaaaatattaagaagaagcagaagaaaaCTTTCAGAGATCCAACTTTTTATCTATCACATTTCGCACCAACTAGTGACATTCAAGATAAACAATTACAGATATCATCTGGTTTCACAAATGATGCTTCCAATGCTGCATTTGATCTAGCCAACGATGACAAGGTACAAGTTCACAAGCAAACAGCTACGGTTAAGTGGGACAAGAAGCGTAAGAAATATGTGAACACTCAAGGTTTGGACAACAAAAAGTACATCATCGGAGAAAGTGGTCAAAAGATTCCTGCAAGTTTCAGATCCGGAAAATTCCAAGATTGGTCTAAGGCAAGAAAAATTGCTCCACTCAAAGTTGGTGCAAGAGAATCCACTATTCCATCGAATCTATTGGCTGATCCGACTTCTCCATCGGAGCGTACGGTTGGCGGTAAATTCAAACACAAGACTCAAAAAGCTCCTAAATTGCCTGATAAACATAGAGACGATTACGctttccaaaagaaaaaagtgGAAGCTGCTTTGGAAAGAGGTGTTAGAGTTAAGGGTTATAATGGTCCTGGGatgaaacaagaaataaagtCAGTTGACGAGATTAGAAAGCTAAGAGAaattaaagagaaaaagCGTTCCAAGAATGCCCGTCCTACGAAGCGGAGAAAACATTAG
- the SLM3 gene encoding tRNA-5-taurinomethyluridine 2-sulfurtransferase (similar to uniprot|Q12093 Saccharomyces cerevisiae YDL033C SLM3 Mitochondrial protein with a potential role in protein synthesis the bacterial homolog is responsible for the 2-thiolation of mnm5s2U34 in tRNALys tRNAGlu and tRNAGln) — protein sequence MSKITSRFLELCKQRRLPGYHVQSMPSKFDNIVVGMSGGVDSSVCAALFAAYPNVHGVYMQNWGKDQSLTRPEEDPCYEKEWKDAEKVAKHLNIPVEFVNFEKDYWLNVFAPMLEQYSMGYTPNPDIGCNQFVKFGKLMDHLDVKFGKNNYWLVMGHYARILRRDSGPERSEPHLMRGLYQQKDQSYYLSQVSVPSLNQMILPIGHLTKPEVREMAKEVDLHTATKPDSQGICFVNNSQHGKFKNFLKEYLPMELGNIITIDELTGKKTVWGKHPGIWSYTIGQKIGISLPQGDPRYQGAWYVSEKNKRTREIVIVRGKDNNNLFKDVVTVKHFKILSKNPLSKEELNEAINKETLHMQFRSLQTPVKVTSVEWINSNEFSLKLERKERAMAPGQYCCLYVNERVIGSGIIDCAR from the coding sequence ATGTCGAAAATCACTTCAAGATTCTTAGAATTATGCAAACAAAGACGGTTGCCTGGATATCATGTCCAATCCATGCCATCTAAATTTGATAATATTGTGGTAGGAATGTCTGGTGGAGTAGATTCTTCTGTATGTGCTGCATTATTCGCAGCTTACCCGAACGTTCATGGAGTATATATGCAAAATTGGGGCAAAGATCAATCATTGACTAGACCAGAGGAGGATCCATGTTATGAGAAAGAATGGAAGGATGCAGAAAAAGTAGCGAAACATTTGAACATCCCAGTGGAGTTTGTGAATTTTGAGAAAGATTATTGGCTAAATGTGTTCGCGCCTATGTTAGAACAATATAGTATGGGCTATACACCAAATCCTGACATCGGTTGCAATCAGTTTGTTAAATTCGGAAAGTTGATGGATCATCTGGATGTGAAGTTCGGTAAGAACAACTACTGGTTGGTGATGGGACATTATGCTCGAATACTACGAAGAGATAGTGGTCCAGAGAGATCTGAACCACACTTGATGCGCGGATTGTATCAACAGAAGGATCAAAGTTATTATTTATCACAAGTTTCTGTTCCTTCTTTAAATCAAATGATTTTACCAATTGGTCACTTGACGAAACCGGAAGTTAGAGAGATGGCCAAAGAAGTAGATTTACACACTGCCACAAAACCCGACTCTCAGGGTATATGTTTTGTGAACAACTCACAGCATGGGAAGTTTAAGAATTTCCTAAAAGAATATCTACCTATGGAACTAGGAAACATCATTACCATCGATGAGCTGACTGGTAAGAAGACGGTGTGGGGAAAGCATCCTGGAATCTGGTCCTATACAATTGGTCAgaaaattggaatatcaCTTCCTCAAGGTGATCCAAGATATCAAGGCGCATGGTATGTCAGCGAGAAGAATAAACGCACAAGAGAAATCGTAATTGTCAGAGGAAAGGATAACAATAATTTGTTTAAAGACGTGGTAACGGTTAAACACTTCAAAATACTCTCCAAGAATCCACTATCtaaagaagaattaaaCGAAGCtataaataaagaaacGCTACACATGCAATTTAGATCCTTACAGACCCCAGTCAAAGTAACATCAGTTGAGTGGATAAATTCGAATgaattttctttgaaactGGAGCGCAAAGAAAGAGCAATGGCACCTGGTCAGTACTGCTGTTTATATGTGAATGAGAGGGTCATTGGAAGTGGGATAATCGACTGTGCTCGATAG
- the MET22 gene encoding 3'(2'),5'-bisphosphate nucleotidase (similar to uniprot|P32179 Saccharomyces cerevisiae YOL064C MET22 Bisphosphate-3'-nucleotidase involved in salt tolerance and methionine biogenesis dephosphorylates 3'-phosphoadenosine-5'-phosphate and 3'-phosphoadenosine-5'-phosphosulfate intermediates of the sulfate assimilation pathway): MSGQFAKELAVATQAVRKASLLTKRIQADVISSSNSTITKSDQSPVTIGDYSCQAIIINAIKSNFKDDAVVGEESSDGLTDSFISEILTTIQDNDKVYSEVFADVTQQEEKDVPFVNEEFPLNSIEEIKRVIDFGNYSGGNTGRFWCLDPIDGTKGFLRGDQFAVCLALVVDGEVQIGVIGCPNLKLSNYGASDLSDSLSAGYIFRAVRGQGAQYSITTESQWREIHTRDVENTSDLVSLEGVEKGHSSHDEQAIIKKDLGITKSQHLDSQVKYCLLALGLGDLYLRLPIKMSYAEKIWDHAAGNVILEEAGGIHTDALEDQRLDFGKGRTLQTKGVIASCGPQSLHSRVVSTSARIISARKT, from the coding sequence ATGTCTGGTCAATTTGCCAAGGAACTTGCTGTTGCAACTCAAGCCGTCCGCAAAGCTTCATTGCTAACTAAGAGAATTCAAGCAGATGTTATATCTAGCAGTAACTCTACTATAACAAAATCTGATCAAAGTCCTGTTACCATCGGGGACTACTCTTGCCAAgctatcatcatcaatgCCATTAAATCAAACTTCAAGGATGATGCTGTTGTCGGTGAAGAATCCAGTGATGGTTTGACAGattcttttatttctgAGATTTTAACTACAATTCAGGATAACGACAAAGTATACTCCGAAGTTTTTGCAGACGTCACACAACAAGAGGAGAAAGACGTCCCTTTTGTCAATGAGGAATTCCCTCTAAAttccattgaagaaattaaaagaGTTATTGATTTTGGTAACTATTCAGGTGGAAACACTGGCAGATTTTGGTGCTTGGACCCAATCGATGGAACAAAGGGATTCCTAAGAGGTGACCAATTCGCAGTATGTTTGGCCTTGGTAGTTGACGGTGAAGTTCAAATTGGTGTCATTGGGTGCCCTAATTTGAAACTATCAAACTACGGAGCCTCTGATTTGAGCGACTCACTATCTGCAGGTTATATTTTCAGAGCTGTGAGAGGACAAGGTGCTCAATATTCCATTACCACTGAATCACAATGGAGGGAAATTCATACCAGAGATGTTGAAAATACTTCTGACCTGGTTTCCCTAGAAGGTGTCGAAAAGGGACATTCGTCTCACGACGAACAAGCtatcatcaagaaagatttaGGTATTACTAAGTCCCAACATCTGGATTCTCAGGTGAAGTACTGTTTACTTGCCCTTGGATTAGGCGATCTTTACCTCCGTTTACCAATTAAAATGTCCTATGCCGAGAAAATCTGGGACCATGCTGCAGGAAATgttattcttgaagaagctgGCGGAATTCACACTGACGCACTTGAGGATCAACGCTTAGACTTTGGAAAGGGTAGAACTTTGCAAACCAAGGGTGTCATCGCTTCCTGTGGCCCTCAGAGCTTACACTCGAGAGTAGTATCTACATCAGCACGCATCATTTCTGCTAGAAAAACTTGA
- the GPR1 gene encoding Gpr1p (similar to uniprot|Q757V1 Ashbya gossypii AEL089C AEL089Cp and some similarites with YDL035C uniprot|Q12361 Saccharomyces cerevisiae YDL035C GPR1 Plasma membrane G-protein coupled receptor that interacts with the heterotrimeric G protein alpha subunit Gpa2p and with Plc1p sensor that integrates nutritional signals with the modulation of cell fate via PKA and cAMP synthesis), whose protein sequence is MIEDLLDPTSTTVVTYTHYARIAAFKDLNTTTVNQVLGLPGLFSTFNAPQLRKLRISAISASVASIFACIIGLYLLTSIDRRRKVFRHHLIFYLLVCDFLKAIVLLIYPVVILRHNEIYGTPAFYNTVGWLTAYAIEGADIAIFVFALHFAILIFKPNWKWRNNNTGNLEGGFFKWRKFIYPFTALTPTVLASLAFINFSSYNEDVIEADTNVVLDNNNYNFEFQAKMGGYKPLSAWCYLPPVPIWYKLVLSWVPRYFIFLTICTIYISIYVFVNRESRKIKSEIKGFQHSEDNHVNFFNRKPSLNIALNVINGSAIGIKYCFKRFVSFLRNFFFLELFDDTESQKHNLSAAGGRQRAGTPGLPSVNDLDIGLSNRYEYSPDEVDIEDGYNNNSNNGLHLFEYSNLPIASHDGSEDLNKNRKPDSLTPAKPQVAQFRQPANSYASARCPPSIPLQTSSSPNDVPNVSKHSTNTVDNQAMGTEVDIEKMEHLPGKDVTGIKHKFQSEMYAHFKNRRDQIRRQLKSIFVYPMAYLLLWLFPFIVDCSQYSYEIYNGPIVWLAYIATFMQPLNGVVDVAVFLYREQPWRYSWGLIHFKELISKYRLKGEIGEADILSMCESELGRRGWYYRGRWVKEECWKYKPQLWKRTYWYVHRTVIGLWRLDLNFEDNCLDRDYWDSYYGNHASNTMSMSTTNKLKLFPVLHQSLSSSTGSSENGIDPYKRKFKVPLMWRIFHKLPLQEGIDLDELDRYLKMKNRYDDFIIPGLQFAIDQNTSNNNNSLFKPNYLLSSSSKEKEPTSDISPSKHSSITETPLQGSLNFGNVANMNFADVTKNANLPGVCANSNQSQSSTKEEQLDLLSFLKGPPPT, encoded by the coding sequence ATGATTGAGGATCTTTTAGACCCAACTAGCACGACGGTGGTTACTTACACACATTATGCCAGGATCGCTGCGTTCAAGGACCTGAATACAACGACCGTGAATCAGGTATTGGGATTACCAGGgcttttttcaacattcaaCGCTCCGCAACTTCGGAAGCTCAGGATATCCGCAATTTCTGCTTCTGTGGCATCTATCTTCGCATGTATAATAGGATTATACCTACTAACATCGATAGATAGGCGACGGAAAGTGTTCAGACATCATTTAATTTTTTACCTTTTAGTTTGTGACTTTTTGAAAGCTATTGTATTATTGATTTATCCAGTGGTAATATTAAGACACAATGAAATATATGGAACCCCAGCATTCTACAATACTGTAGGATGGCTCACTGCTTATGCTATCGAGGGAGCAGATATTGCCATTTTTGTCTTTGCGCTGCATTTCGCCATTCTTATCTTTAAGCCCAACTGGAAATGGAGAAATAATAACACGGGGAATTTGGAAGGGGGCTTCTTCAAGTGGAGAAAATTCATATACCCATTCACTGCTTTGACACCGACCGTGTTAGCTAGTCTAGCCTTCATTAATTTCAGCAGTTATAACGAAGATGTCATCGAAGCTGACACCAACGTTGTGTTAGACAATAACAATTACAATTTTGAATTCCAAGCAAAGATGGGGGGTTATAAACCTTTAAGCGCATGGTGTTACTTACCACCAGTTCCAATATGGTATAAACTAGTCTTGAGCTGGGTGCCTCGATATTTTATCTTCTTGACGATTTGCACAATATACATCAGCATCTACGTCTTTGTTAACAGAGAAAGTcgaaagatcaaatcagAAATCAAAGGATTCCAACACTCGGAAGACAATCATgttaattttttcaacagGAAGCCATCACTTAACATTGCTTTGAATGTAATAAATGGTTCTGCTATTGGAATAAAATATTGTTTCAAGAGATTCGTTTCGTTTTTACgtaactttttctttctcgAATTGTTTGATGATACTGAAAGCCAAAAACACAATTTATCAGCAGCGGGCGGTCGACAGCGTGCTGGCACGCCAGGCCTACCTTCAGTGAATGATTTGGATATAGGGCTATCTAACAGATATGAGTATAGCCCAGATGAGGTTGACATTGAAGACGGAtacaataataatagtaataacGGTTTACATTTGTTTGAATATTCTAATCTTCCGATTGCCAGTCATGACGGAAGTGAAGATTTAAACAAAAATCGTAAACCAGACAGCCTTACACCAGCGAAACCTCAAGTTGCTCAGTTTCGGCAACCCGCTAACTCCTATGCTTCTGCAAGATGTCCTCCGAGCATCCCATTACAAACTTCTTCCTCTCCGAATGATGTGCCCAATGTGTCGAAACATAGTACAAATACCGTTGATAACCAAGCGATGGGAACAGAAGtggatattgaaaaaatggAACATCTTCCAGGGAAAGATGTCACAGGCATAAAGCATAAGTTCCAATCTGAAATGTATGCGCATTTTAAAAATCGGAGGGATCAGATTAGGAGGCAACTTAAATCGATATTTGTGTATCCTATGGCCTATTTATTACTTTGGCTCTTCCCATTCATTGTAGACTGTTCTCAGTACAGCTACGAAATCTACAATGGCCCTATTGTATGGTTGGCTTACATTGCTACGTTCATGCAACCGTTGAATGGTGTTGTTGACGTGGCGGTTTTCCTGTACAGGGAGCAGCCTTGGAGATATTCTTGGGGTTTaattcatttcaaagaactaATCAGTAAATACAGGCTCAAGGGAGAAATCGGTGAGGCAGACATCTTAAGTATGTGCGAAAGTGAACTTGGAAGACGTGGATGGTACTATAGAGGAAGATGGgtaaaagaagaatgcTGGAAATATAAACCTCAGTTATGGAAACGTACATACTGGTATGTCCACAGAACAGTAATCGGATTATGGAGGcttgatttgaatttcGAGGACAACTGCTTAGATAGAGATTATTGGGATTCGTATTATGGAAATCATGCTAGTAATACAATGTCAATGTCTACAACCAACAAGCTCAAGCTGTTTCCTGTACTGCATCAAAGTTTATCTTCATCGACAGGAAGTAGTGAAAACGGCATAGATCCATATAAGAGGAAATTCAAAGTGCCTTTAATGTGGAGAATCTTTCATAAACTTCCTCTACAAGAAGGTATTGACCTTGATGAATTAGATCGTTATCTCAAGATGAAAAACAGATATGACGACTTTATTATTCCAGGGTTGCAATTCGCGATTGACCAGAATACgagcaacaacaataatTCTCTATTTAAACCCAATTACCTTCTTTCGAGCAGTTCCAAGGAAAAGGAACCAACAAGTGACATTTCTCCTAGTAAACATTCCTCCATCACCGAAACACCATTACAAGGATCACTCAATTTTGGCAATGTGGCAAATATGAACTTTGCTGATGTTACTAAGAATGCTAATTTGCCAGGCGTTTGTGCGAACTCTAACCAGTCTCAATCGTCCACTAAAGAGGAACAGTTAGATTTATTATCCTTCTTGAAAGGTCCACCACCAACATAG
- the INP54 gene encoding phosphoinositide 5-phosphatase INP54 (similar to uniprot|Q08227 Saccharomyces cerevisiae YOL065C INP54 Phosphatidylinositol 4 5-bisphosphate 5-phosphatase with a role in secretion localizes to the endoplasmic reticulum via the C-terminal tail lacks the Sac1 domain and proline-rich region found in the other 3 INP proteins), with translation MSRTLKVFASSFNCAKVFPFDDIDTQKSILEQLIPHVSHHDIYILGFQELMSIWQGSFSNICFQYLEGLSKLVLNRINTEETTFKCVDINCLGAIGLMVFCKEELEVTNILKTNVKCGVFYSSLKGASVIRFSILHEGVSDTITCVTSHLAANEGLINLEKRIQDYHAIMSSLRNEFGEMELSHVIFTGDLNFRLNKFFGDVDYRDPDIISQLLNENDELRDVMKSERAFTQFLEPSIQFPPTFKYNISSPKDDIAQDPLYYNFKRQPSWCDRILYSNISKDAKPTLYKAIPRTEIFHFTDHQPVILSIELPHIEPPNITRGVSSSPSPTSSTSSLSLSFGRMVDYIIGYSGWLYFKHSRMGLLVLVLFSIYLWAS, from the coding sequence ATGTCGAGAACACTTAAAGTATTTGCTAGTTCATTCAATTGTGCTAAGGTGTTCCCATTTGATGACATAGATACACAGAAGTCCATATTAGAGCAGTTGATCCCCCATGTTTCACACCATGATATCTATATATTAGggtttcaagaattgatgTCGATATGGCAGGGttcattttccaatatttgCTTTCAATATCTCGAAGGTCTTTCAAAGCTGGTCTTGAATCGAATAAATACGGAGGAAACAACATTCAAATGTGTGGACATAAACTGCCTGGGAGCCATTGGGCTAATGGTTTTTTGCAAGGAAGAGCTGGAAGTAACAAATATCTTGAAAACTAATGTGAAATGCGGTGTGTTTTATTCTAGTTTGAAAGGTGCTAGTGTTATACGGTTCTCTATCCTACATGAGGGCGTTAGTGACACAATTACATGTGTAACCTCCCATTTAGCTGCCAATGAAGGGTTGATCAATCTGGAGAAGCGGATTCAAGACTATCATGCCATAATGAGTTCCCTTAGGAATGAGTTCGGTGAAATGGAACTAAGTCATGTCATATTCACCGGTGATTTGAACTTCCGCTTGAATAAGTTCTTCGGAGATGTAGATTACAGGGACCCTGATATAATCTCGCAACTATTAAATGAGAACGATGAATTAAGAGATGTGATGAAATCAGAAAGAGCGTTCACCCAGTTTCTTGAACCTAGCATCCAGTTCCCACCAACTTTCAAATATAACATCTCTTCACCAAAAGATGACATCGCTCAGGATCCGTTATACTATAACTTTAAACGACAGCCGTCTTGGTGCGACAGAATATTGTATTCTAATATCAGCAAAGACGCTAAACCAACACTATACAAAGCAATTCCCAGGACCGAAATTTTCCATTTTACAGACCACCAACCagtaattctttcaatagaGCTTCCCCATATTGAACCACCAAACATCACAAGAGGGGTCTCATCTTCTCCATCTCCCACCTCGTCTACGAGCTCTCTTTCACTTAGTTTTGGCCGAATGGTAGATTATATAATAGGCTACTCCGGGTGGCTCTATTTCAAACACTCAAGAATGGGCCTACTGGTGTTAGTACTATTTTCGATATACCTCTGGGCATCTTAA